A genomic window from Glycine soja cultivar W05 chromosome 10, ASM419377v2, whole genome shotgun sequence includes:
- the LOC114371731 gene encoding uncharacterized protein LOC114371731, translating into MVEGNCNAMIQRILPQKFKDPRSVTIPCFIGVVSVGKALIDLGASINLLPLSMCRRIGNLRIAPTRMTLQLANRSITRSYGVVEDVLVKVHQFTFSVDFVITDIEEDSDIPLILGRPFMLTTKCIVDMGNDNLEMSVED; encoded by the coding sequence ATGGTGGAAGGCAATTGCAATGCTATGATCCAAAGAATTCTACCACAGAAATTTAAAGACCCCAGAAGTGTGACCATCCCATGCTTTATTGGGGTTGTGTCAGTAGGAAAAGCTCTCATTGATCTGGGGGCAAGCATCAATCTATTGCCTCTCTCTATGTGCCGGAGAATTGGAAACCTGAGGATTGCTCCCACTAGGATGACGCTTCAACTAGCAAATCGATCCATTACCAGATCATATGGTGTAGTTGAAGATGTCCTGGTTAAGGTTCACCAATTCACTTTTTCGGTGGACTTTGTGATAACGGACATAGAAGAGGATTCTGATATCCCCTTGATATTGGGCCGACCATTCATGCTTACTACAAAATGCATTGTGGACATGGGGAATGACAACTTAGAAATGAGTGTGGAGGACTAA